Proteins co-encoded in one Methylomonas albis genomic window:
- a CDS encoding YicC/YloC family endoribonuclease — translation MIRSMTAFADGEISADNLTILCELRSVNHRYSDVSVKLPERLRFAEADARRLIADKLKRGKIECALSYKKQASENSLNVNREIIEKLLSATAGIEALMSNPQPFSALEVLAFPGVQQETETDKEALRERIVQLLSQTLEKMLETRAREGAQLAQLLEDRCQKVNLLVEAAHKRMPEVLHNLRSKLTARVLEMVAEPNFDRLEQELVLLAQKLDVAEELDRLETHVAEVLRTLKQPEPTGRRLDFLMQEMNREANTLGSKSADREMTQISIDLKVLIEQMREQIQNIE, via the coding sequence ATGATAAGAAGCATGACCGCTTTCGCGGACGGCGAAATAAGCGCCGACAATCTGACCATCCTTTGCGAATTACGTTCGGTCAACCATCGTTATAGCGATGTTAGTGTCAAGTTGCCGGAGCGACTGCGTTTTGCCGAAGCCGACGCCCGACGCCTGATTGCCGATAAACTGAAGCGCGGCAAAATCGAATGTGCCTTGAGTTACAAAAAACAAGCCAGCGAGAACAGCCTCAATGTCAATCGGGAAATAATCGAAAAGTTGTTGTCGGCCACTGCCGGTATCGAAGCCTTGATGAGCAATCCGCAGCCATTTTCCGCCTTAGAAGTATTGGCGTTCCCAGGCGTGCAACAAGAAACCGAAACCGACAAAGAGGCGTTACGCGAAAGAATTGTCCAATTGTTGAGCCAGACCTTGGAAAAAATGCTGGAAACCCGTGCCCGCGAAGGCGCGCAACTGGCGCAGTTATTAGAAGACCGCTGTCAAAAGGTCAATTTGCTGGTAGAAGCCGCCCACAAACGCATGCCGGAAGTATTACATAACCTGCGTAGCAAACTCACCGCTCGGGTGCTGGAAATGGTTGCCGAACCCAATTTCGATCGATTGGAGCAAGAGCTGGTGTTACTGGCGCAAAAACTCGATGTGGCAGAAGAGCTGGATCGCCTGGAAACTCACGTCGCCGAAGTGTTACGCACTTTGAAACAACCGGAACCCACCGGTCGCCGCCTGGATTTCTTAATGCAGGAAATGAACCGCGAAGCCAATACCCTGGGCTCCAAATCCGCTGACCGGGAAATGACCCAAATTTCCATCGATTTGAAAGTGCTTATCGAACAGATGCGTGAGCAAATTCAGAATATTGAATGA
- a CDS encoding UDP-glucose dehydrogenase family protein: protein MKITVFGSGYVGLVTGACLAEVGNQVLCMDVDQHKIDQLKQGIIPIFEPGLDEMVKDNVAAGRLSFTTDVKEAVDFGLFQFIAVGTPPDEDGSADLKYVLAVAKSIAEHMSDYKIVVDKSTVPVGTADKVKQAIKDVLAERSQELEFDVVSNPEFLKEGSALDDFMKPDRIIIGTDNPRTAELLKALYGPFNRSRERVITMDIRSAELTKYAANAMLATKISFMNELANLAERLGADIENVRHGIGSDSRIGYSFIYPGCGYGGSCFPKDVKALERTARDYGYQAELLSAVENVNDRQKHRLFEKISTHFPDGVKGKVFALWGLAFKPNTDDMREAPSRVLLEALIDAGATVRAYDPEAMEEAHRIYGDKAGLVYCTKQADTLNDVDALIIVTEWKQFRSPDFDDLSRLLKDKVIFDGRNMYEPRLVKQFGLQYYAIGR from the coding sequence ATGAAAATTACTGTGTTTGGCAGTGGATACGTGGGTTTAGTGACGGGTGCTTGTTTAGCCGAAGTAGGCAATCAAGTGCTGTGCATGGATGTTGACCAACACAAAATTGACCAACTCAAACAAGGCATCATTCCAATCTTCGAGCCGGGTTTGGACGAAATGGTCAAGGACAACGTCGCCGCCGGACGCTTGAGCTTTACCACCGACGTAAAAGAAGCGGTAGATTTCGGTTTATTCCAATTCATCGCTGTCGGCACGCCGCCGGATGAAGACGGCTCGGCCGATTTGAAATACGTGTTGGCCGTGGCAAAAAGCATCGCCGAACACATGAGCGACTATAAAATCGTCGTCGATAAATCCACCGTACCGGTCGGCACCGCCGACAAGGTCAAACAAGCCATCAAGGATGTGCTGGCCGAGCGCAGCCAGGAACTGGAGTTCGATGTCGTCTCCAATCCGGAATTTTTGAAAGAAGGTTCGGCGCTGGACGATTTCATGAAGCCGGACCGCATCATCATCGGCACCGACAACCCCAGAACCGCCGAATTGCTGAAAGCCTTGTACGGGCCGTTCAACCGCAGCCGCGAGCGGGTCATCACCATGGACATCCGTTCCGCAGAACTGACCAAATACGCTGCCAACGCGATGCTGGCCACCAAAATCAGCTTCATGAACGAGCTGGCAAACTTGGCTGAGCGGCTGGGTGCGGATATTGAAAACGTCCGGCACGGTATCGGCTCAGACAGCCGCATCGGCTACAGTTTTATCTACCCTGGCTGCGGTTATGGCGGCTCCTGTTTCCCTAAAGACGTGAAAGCCCTGGAACGCACCGCCCGCGACTACGGTTATCAGGCCGAACTGCTCAGCGCGGTGGAAAACGTCAATGATCGGCAAAAACACCGCTTATTCGAGAAAATCTCCACGCATTTTCCCGATGGCGTAAAAGGCAAAGTATTTGCGTTATGGGGCCTGGCGTTTAAACCCAACACCGACGACATGCGCGAAGCGCCCAGCCGCGTGTTGCTGGAAGCCCTGATAGACGCCGGCGCCACGGTCCGAGCCTACGACCCGGAAGCGATGGAAGAAGCCCATCGCATCTATGGTGACAAAGCCGGATTGGTGTATTGCACCAAGCAAGCGGACACCTTAAACGACGTCGACGCATTGATTATCGTCACCGAATGGAAACAATTCCGCAGCCCGGATTTCGACGATTTGAGCCGCTTGTTGAAAGACAAAGTGATATTCGATGGACGGAATATGTATGAGCCGAGGTTGGTTAAGCAGTTTGGGTTGCAGTATTACGCGATTGGGCGGTAA
- a CDS encoding NAD(P)-dependent oxidoreductase, translating to MRVGLIGLGAMGLGMARNLAKAGYLTAVYNRTFSKAEALASELQTQACETIEQLAGQVDVVLICVSADKDVLMVVDAIVKAVHPNSLVVDMSTVSSETAMLAAQKLAEKQVAFLDAPVSGGVEGANKGTLAMMVGGDAGVLEKVRPVLAAMTARIEHMGGVGAGQACKAVNQIMCAGINQAVTEALAFAEAQGLPMEKVIEVVSGGAAGNWFLQHRGKTMTQNQFPPGFKLALHHKDLKIAQHMAQHAGVGCSLTITTLADYAKLMAKGYGDEDISALYRLKQKRSFN from the coding sequence ATGCGGGTAGGATTGATTGGATTGGGGGCAATGGGCTTGGGCATGGCGCGCAATCTTGCCAAGGCCGGCTACTTGACTGCGGTTTACAATCGTACCTTTAGCAAGGCCGAGGCCTTGGCGTCGGAGTTACAAACCCAGGCTTGCGAGACTATCGAACAACTGGCCGGCCAAGTTGATGTGGTGCTGATCTGCGTGTCGGCGGATAAAGACGTTTTGATGGTGGTGGATGCTATCGTTAAAGCCGTCCACCCCAATAGCCTGGTGGTGGATATGTCCACGGTCAGCAGCGAGACGGCGATGCTAGCAGCGCAAAAACTCGCGGAAAAACAGGTGGCATTCCTGGATGCGCCGGTTTCCGGCGGCGTGGAAGGCGCCAATAAAGGCACGTTGGCAATGATGGTGGGCGGTGACGCCGGAGTACTGGAAAAAGTACGACCGGTGTTGGCGGCAATGACCGCACGTATCGAACATATGGGCGGCGTCGGCGCAGGGCAAGCCTGCAAGGCGGTGAACCAAATCATGTGTGCCGGGATTAACCAAGCGGTTACCGAAGCATTGGCATTTGCGGAAGCTCAAGGTTTGCCCATGGAGAAAGTCATTGAAGTGGTCAGTGGCGGTGCGGCCGGTAACTGGTTCTTACAGCATCGCGGCAAAACCATGACGCAAAATCAATTCCCCCCCGGATTTAAATTGGCGCTTCATCATAAAGACTTAAAAATAGCCCAGCATATGGCTCAGCATGCCGGCGTAGGTTGTTCGCTAACCATCACTACGTTAGCGGACTATGCCAAACTGATGGCCAAAGGATATGGCGACGAGGATATTTCCGCGTTGTATCGATTAAAACAGAAACGATCTTTCAATTAG
- a CDS encoding GDSL-type esterase/lipase family protein: MKIVLMVVALLFGGIACNKPKPALGKLPDNAVILAFGDSLTYGTGASAQHDYPSILTQLTGREVINEGVPGEISSAGRQRLPALLDEYRPNLLILIHGGNDILQQIAAEQTRDNLKAMIAEARHRNIPVVIFGVPAFGVVFLHSAKVYEELAASEGVPSDLDSLPKILANNELKSDTVHPNDRGYRLLAENVVALLQKHGAL, from the coding sequence ATGAAAATAGTTCTGATGGTTGTGGCATTGCTATTCGGCGGCATAGCATGCAATAAACCCAAGCCAGCCTTGGGCAAGCTGCCGGATAACGCGGTCATTCTGGCGTTTGGCGATAGCCTGACTTATGGCACCGGTGCGTCGGCGCAGCATGATTACCCCAGCATACTCACGCAACTGACCGGCCGCGAGGTCATTAATGAAGGAGTCCCCGGAGAAATCAGCAGCGCAGGCCGGCAACGCTTACCGGCGTTGCTGGATGAGTATCGGCCCAACCTATTAATTTTGATCCACGGTGGCAACGATATTTTGCAGCAAATCGCGGCGGAACAAACGCGTGATAATCTCAAAGCCATGATAGCCGAAGCCAGGCATCGCAATATTCCGGTAGTTATCTTCGGTGTGCCGGCGTTTGGGGTCGTGTTTTTACATAGTGCGAAAGTTTATGAAGAGCTGGCCGCCTCCGAAGGTGTGCCGAGCGATCTGGACAGCTTGCCTAAAATCCTGGCAAATAACGAGCTTAAGTCGGATACGGTTCATCCTAATGACAGGGGCTATCGGCTTTTGGCGGAAAATGTGGTCGCGTTATTACAAAAACACGGAGCGCTGTAA